The candidate division KSB1 bacterium genomic sequence CTAAATGCCAGATCAAAAGTCAATAAGAATTATTGCATTAGGCTAATAAATTTCGTACTCTCCAAGAGTTGTGCAGTTTCTGCTAAACATCATGATATGAATATTATCCAAATGGTACTGCCTGAGATCATATGAAAAAAATACCTGTCACGTTGGATAATTTATCCTATGTGACCTGACAAAATTCAAAATCTATATGTCACTTATTTAATGATTGCTTACTTTTTTTATGAAGCTTGACTTTATCTTGGGAGCTTTAGAATCATGAGTTCATTGCCGCAGACAATCGATACAATTCCTTTAACAGGGGATGAACTTTTTGAAAGGGGTGATCTCGGCCCATGTGAATTGATTGCAGGGAGGATAATACCCATGACCCCTGCGGCAGGGCCACATGGATTTATCGAACTAAATGTCGGATATGAGTTGAAAACGTTTGTTAACCAAAATAAACTTGGTTGGGTACAAACTGGCGAAGTTGGTATTTACACCGGCCGCAACCCGGACACTGTTCGAGGGGCTGATGTGATTTTCATTTCAAAAAAACGGCTCAAAAAATTACCTAAAACAGGATTCCTTGAAGTGGCACCAGAAATTAGTTGTCGAAATTTTTTCGCCTTCTGAAACTTGGAAAGAAATCGAGGACAAAATAGATGAATATTTTGCTGCAGGGGTGAAGTGGATCTGGGTCGTAAATCCAAAGAACCGGGATCTAATAATTTATCAGGGCGACAAGGAACCAAAAAAATTAAGAGAGAATGATACTCTAATTGGTGAAGATATTTTATCTGGTTTTGAATTAAAGATTTCAAAAATTTTTGCTATTTTAAAAAATCTCCACCTTCTCTTCAATTAAAAATAGAACAATAATAGCCTAATGGAATTTAAATATTAGTTCCGTCCTCGTTTTCCAACCACCTACAGGTCGTCAACCTCAGGACATCTTTTTTTACTTGACAAATTTGTTGCAAATCAACATTTTCACCAGAAGCCTCCCTTGCATCTGGGCTAAAAGAAACGCTCATAACTTTAACAAACCTTGAGGTCATTATGAAACGTAGAAAATTTTTACAGCTTACATCGGCCAGCGGTCCTGCCTTAGCGCTGACGGGCCTAATTTCGTGTACCACGTCCGAAACGGAAAAGAAATCAACCACCGGGCATAAAGTTAAGCCGTTCGAGCTGGACGAATTGACGATCTCGGATTTGCAGGACGGAATGAAGTCCGGCAAGTATACAGCTCGCTCTATTATTGAAAAGTACCTCGAGCGCATTGCTGAGATGGACAAACAAGGTCCATCCCTGCACGCGCTCATTGAGGTGAACCCGGATGCGCTGTCGATCGCAGAGGAATTAGATAAAGAGCGGCAACAAAATCAGCTTCGAGGCCCAATGCACGGCATTCCGGTGATCCTTAAAGATAATATCGATACCGCAGATAAGATGACCACCGCCGCCGGCTCCCTCGCGCTCGTTGGCTCAATTGCGGCTCAGGATTCTTTTGTGGCTCACAAACTTCGGGAAGCCGGGGCCATCATTTTAGGCAAGGCCAACCTCAGTGAGTGGGCGAACTTCCGTTCGACGCGTTCCTCAAGTGGTTGGAGCGGCCGCGGCGGACAATGTCGCAACCCCTACGTTCTCAACCGAAATCCGTGTGGTTCGAGCTCGGGTTCGGGAGTTGCGACGGCGGCAAATCTTTGTACTGTGGCTATCGGCACGGAGACCAATGGTTCCGTTGTCTGTCCGTCCTCTGCAAACGGGGTTGTGGGAATCAAACCTACGGTGGGTCTGGTCGGCCGTTCGGGAATTATCCCCATTGCCCACACTCAGGACACCGCCGGCCCCATGGCGCGAACGGTAAGTGACGCCGCCATCCTGCTCGGCGCCCTCACCGGCATTGATGCGCGGGACGACGTAACCAGGCAAAGCCAGGGGAAATCGCACCAGGATTATACTCAATTTCTCGATGCGCAGGGCATGAAAGGCGCCCGCATCGGGGTGTCCCGCAACTATTTTGGTTTTCACGAAGGCGTGGACAAACTCATGGAGGACGCCATCCAGGCAATGAAGGATCTCGGCGCAACTGTGGTTGATCCGGCCGACGTTGAGACCCGCCGAAAATACGGCGATTCAGGATTTGACGTGCTTTTGTATGAATTCAAAACCGACCTCAACAAGTATCTCGCCGCCCTCAACGAGGAGGTTGCAGTCCATTCTCTGCAGGAACTCATTAAATTCAATGAAGCCAATCAAGAGAGAGAAATGCCGTACTTTGGTCAGGACATTCTCATAAAAGCTGAAGCGAAAGGCGACCTGTCGACTCCGGAATACAAGGAAGCTTTGGACAAAATTCTGCGGCTCTCCCGGGCTGAGGGCATCGACGCGACTTTAAACAAGCATAATGTAGATGCAATTGTTGCCCCAACAGGCGGACCCGCCTGGGTGACGGATTGGGTCAATGGCGACCACTTTTCAGGCGGCAGTTCATCACCGGCGGCCAGAGCCGGGTATCCCAACATTACGGTGCCTGCCGGGTTCGTTCACGGTCTGCCGGTCGGCATCTCTTTCTTTTCGCGGGCCTATAGCGAGCCTTTGCTGATCAAAATAGCCTATGCTTTCGAACAGGCGACCCAACATCGCAAACCGCCGCGGTTCCTGCCGGAGGTCGATTTTGGATAAAATAGAGAAACAGCTCGGAAT encodes the following:
- a CDS encoding Uma2 family endonuclease; this encodes MKWHQKLVVEIFSPSETWKEIEDKIDEYFAAGVKWIWVVNPKNRDLIIYQGDKEPKKLRENDTLIGEDILSGFELKISKIFAILKNLHLLFN
- a CDS encoding amidase; this translates as MKRRKFLQLTSASGPALALTGLISCTTSETEKKSTTGHKVKPFELDELTISDLQDGMKSGKYTARSIIEKYLERIAEMDKQGPSLHALIEVNPDALSIAEELDKERQQNQLRGPMHGIPVILKDNIDTADKMTTAAGSLALVGSIAAQDSFVAHKLREAGAIILGKANLSEWANFRSTRSSSGWSGRGGQCRNPYVLNRNPCGSSSGSGVATAANLCTVAIGTETNGSVVCPSSANGVVGIKPTVGLVGRSGIIPIAHTQDTAGPMARTVSDAAILLGALTGIDARDDVTRQSQGKSHQDYTQFLDAQGMKGARIGVSRNYFGFHEGVDKLMEDAIQAMKDLGATVVDPADVETRRKYGDSGFDVLLYEFKTDLNKYLAALNEEVAVHSLQELIKFNEANQEREMPYFGQDILIKAEAKGDLSTPEYKEALDKILRLSRAEGIDATLNKHNVDAIVAPTGGPAWVTDWVNGDHFSGGSSSPAARAGYPNITVPAGFVHGLPVGISFFSRAYSEPLLIKIAYAFEQATQHRKPPRFLPEVDFG
- a CDS encoding Uma2 family endonuclease translates to MSSLPQTIDTIPLTGDELFERGDLGPCELIAGRIIPMTPAAGPHGFIELNVGYELKTFVNQNKLGWVQTGEVGIYTGRNPDTVRGADVIFISKKRLKKLPKTGFLEVAPEISCRNFFAF